A portion of the Mus pahari chromosome 17, PAHARI_EIJ_v1.1, whole genome shotgun sequence genome contains these proteins:
- the LOC110335090 gene encoding transmembrane protein 92-like encodes MLDNGVWGTLTLIFGLLSSLQGVSTNETVTTCDILNCTKGFTCCDNGCCPERKFWDPANDPFRIFSIMACAILPVLFICGLVRCIYSKCRELQRHVRTSDHQSPPELPSMAPLESITVILDSPPPYSQLGFPLILWVLKPTLTKPPPLYSLRPAGPAGQMRGTL; translated from the exons ATGCTGGACAATGGAGTCTGGGGCACACTCACCTTGATCTTTGGCCTGCTTTCCAGTCTCCAAGGAGTGAGCACCAATGAGACTGTAACCACATGTGACATCTTAAACTGTACCAAAGGATTCACATGCTGTGACAATGGATGCTGCCCAGAAAGAAAGTTCTGGGATCCTGCAAATGACCCCTTCAGGATCTTCTCCATCATGGCATGTGCCATTTTACCTGTGTTGTTCATCTGTGGCTTGGTGAGGTGCATATATTCCAAGTGCAGAGAACTACAGCGCCACGTCAGAACATCAGATCATCAGAGTCCTCCAGAACTGCCCTCCATGGCTCCCCTGGAGAGCATTACAGTCATCTTGGATTCACCACCACCCTACAGTCAGTTGG GTTTCCCTTTAATCCTGTGGGTTTTGAAACCAACTCTCACAAAACCACCTCCTCTCTACAGCCTCAGGCCTGCGGGCCCTGCTGGCCAGATGAGAGGGACTCTTTGA